From one Actinopolyspora saharensis genomic stretch:
- a CDS encoding purine-nucleoside phosphorylase, with amino-acid sequence MTSSTTSEAADPEAAASGAAGALAEFTGAARHDMAVVLGSGWQPAAEEIGSPEAELSMSELPGFDSPGAVGHSGKLWSLSVGDKRVLVMLGRTHLYEGLGVDKVVHGVRVAAAAGCRSVVLTNAAGGLRSDMSVGQPVLIADHLNMTGRSPLVGARFVDLTDLYARRLRDLAREIDPSLTEGIYAGMPGPHFETPAEIGMLRTLGADLVGMSTVQEAIAARAAGAEVFGLSLVTNPAAGTTGEPLNHQEVLDAGRASASRMGKLLRSLVERA; translated from the coding sequence GTGACGTCTTCCACAACATCGGAGGCCGCCGATCCGGAAGCGGCGGCGAGCGGAGCGGCCGGAGCGCTGGCCGAGTTCACCGGAGCCGCACGGCACGACATGGCCGTGGTGCTCGGATCCGGGTGGCAACCGGCGGCCGAGGAGATCGGCAGCCCCGAAGCGGAACTGAGCATGTCCGAGCTGCCCGGGTTCGACTCCCCCGGCGCCGTGGGGCACTCCGGCAAGCTGTGGTCCCTGAGCGTCGGGGACAAGCGCGTGCTGGTGATGCTCGGGCGCACGCACCTCTACGAGGGGCTCGGGGTCGACAAGGTGGTGCACGGCGTGCGCGTGGCGGCGGCCGCGGGCTGCCGGAGCGTGGTGCTCACCAACGCGGCTGGCGGGCTGCGCTCGGACATGAGCGTGGGCCAGCCGGTGCTCATCGCGGACCACCTGAACATGACGGGGCGGTCTCCGCTCGTCGGCGCGCGGTTCGTGGACCTGACCGACCTGTACGCGCGGCGGCTGCGCGACCTCGCCAGGGAGATCGACCCGTCCCTCACCGAGGGGATCTACGCGGGCATGCCGGGACCGCACTTCGAGACTCCCGCCGAGATCGGGATGCTGCGCACGCTCGGGGCGGATCTCGTCGGCATGTCCACAGTGCAGGAGGCCATAGCCGCGCGGGCGGCCGGAGCCGAGGTGTTCGGGCTCTCGCTGGTCACCAATCCGGCGGCGGGGACGACGGGGGAACCGTTGAACCACCAGGAGGTGCTCGACGCGGGCAGGGCCTCGGCTTCCCGCATGGGCAAGCTGCTGCGCTCGCTCGTCGAGCGGGCCTAG